tgaaaataaaaaccaCCCTAGATATTTAGATAATGTGGGTAAATTTATCAACTCGAATAAATATCATAAAGTGATATGACTCATCCGGAGGAAAAAATGTTGAAAAAGTCTAGGCTTGTATTAAAGATATACTTCATAGGTTAGCGGTTTAAACGTCTAGAATTTAGAATGTATtttagatttgagaaaaatactAAAATCTAATTAGTTGGCATTGAATGCCTATCTTGTAAGGCTATAAACCTAAACACCTAACCAAGTTTCCTCTACCTTCACATGTGTAAGACTCCACTCATTACTCTTCCGTGATCTCAACGCTTAGATATGAATACTTGATTTCGTGTCATTGTTCAGGCTCGGAGATTTGTTTTAGAGATTAAGCCCCTTAGATTCAGAGAAAGTCTAATTTCCCATTTATTTTCCAGGTAcgttttagggtttttgaatGGTTTATGTGATCTCTCATTGTTTTATGTACGGGTCTCTATTATATACTTTGTTATAGATGACAATCTTCCTTGAAATTTTGGGATTATGATCACATAATATGATCATATGGATAGCCGCAACAACTATTTTCTTTGAATATTTGGTAACAACAAATTATTTCTGAAgtaattgattttgttttattctatTGCATTCACAGTCAGACATCACAATGCCTTTCGCTTTAGGTGATCACACCCatattgattaatataattgttttcttGAAAATCGTCAATTATTTTCACGAAAAAGATATTATCACTATTTCTAAAAGAAGTTCAAATTGTACAAGTTGAAGACaaagttaacatatatatatatatatatatactacacTGCATCATCGGTACTTTGTTGCATAAGtttgcaaaaataaaatcttattcTCTACCTTTCTATGAGGAAGTTATTAGCAATGGAAGAAGATAACCACGAAAAACAACTTGACGATGGCGGATCTTCCTCTCTCTTTAAGACTTGCTTCAACGCACTCAATGCCCTTTCAGGTTAGTTTCTTTAGCTTGGTTCCATGCATTTACATACTTACTCATATTTGTATTGATAACATAGTAATTAGTATTGCTAATGATTAAAGTTTGAATTGTATTAGGAATTGGAATACTATCAGTACCATATTCTCTAGCTCGTGGAGGATGGTTGAGTCTTTCACTTCTGCTACTATTAGCCGCAACCGCCTTCTACACATCCTTACTCATTACAAAATGTATGAACGCTGATCGCACCATCAAAACGTATCCTGACATTGGAGAACGCGCGTTTGGTAGACCAGGAAGAATCATTGTGTCAGTCTTCATGCACCTAGAACTCTACCTAGTCACCACAGGTTTCTTGATCCTTGAAGGTGACAATCTTCACAATCTTTTCCCGGGGTTTAACATCAAACTGATGGGGTTGAGATTGAACGGGAAACAATCGTTCATGGCGTCAGTGGCCCTCGTCATCATGCCAACTCTATGGTGGGACAGTTTAAGCGTCTTGTCTTATGTTTCCATGAGTGGAGTTTTAGCTACGGCAGTGACTCTTGGATCAATATCTTGGGTCGGAGCATTTGATGGAATAGGGTTTCATCAAAGTGGAAAGCTGATCAACTGGAGTGGGATCCCTACCGCTTTGAGTTTGTATGCTTTTTGTTATGGTGCGCATCCCGTGTTGCCCACTTTGTATTCTTCTATGAAAAGCAAACATCAATTCAACAATGTAAGTCATTACATAAATCTTACGTTCTTTATCTTTTCTTTGGTATATTCTAAAAGTGAATACTAATAATGTTAATATGAACCTTTTTTTGGGCAGGTCCTACTTATATCTTTTATACTGTGCACCATAGGTTACACATCAATGGCGGTTTTGGGCTACTTAATGTATGGATCTAACACTTTATCACAAATAACATTGAATCTTCCGATTCATAAGACGAGTTCAAAGGTGGCGATATACACAACCCTTGTAAACCCCATAGCCAAATATGCATTGATGATCACACCAACGGTGAACACAATAAAAGATTGGTTTCCTAAGAAGTACGCCAAGAAATCATACTTGCATCTCTCGATAAGTACATTGTTCATAGCAAGTAGTGTGGTCATCGCTGAGACACTTCCTTTCTTCGGCTATATGATGTCTCTGGTTGGTGCATTACTGAGTGTAACGGTTTCCATTCTTCTCCCTTGCCTATGTTACTTGAAGATCTCTGGAAATTTCAAGAAACTTGGGTTCGAGACTGTAATGTTGTTTGGTATGGTGGTGATGAGTGTTCCCATTGGTGTTTTAGGAACTTACATTGCAATTCGAGAAATGGTTGGTAGTGTCTGaaagtttatatttattataagggtttttagtaattaaacccctcaactaaagatgaatcgtaaaaaaaaccctcaactaaaaatcctgtgaaataaaccctcaactttagTTCCGTTAACATATATTaccctccgtctaaaaaaccgttacggagggtgacatatgttaacggtttataagttgagggtttataatgttgaaaacttagttgagggttttttttacgattcaaaaatagttgaggggttttatcactaaaagtcattaaagggtttttaagttatttattatccatttatacattgttttagattgatttgtaagcctttaaaactaatttatatttttaatatattaatctattataaaattaatttatacatcttaaattaataattttcaacacgatttacaacttattataacttcaaaatattaaattatttgatatttggcaatagtgatataaaaaaattgtgtgtttatatcgtcattttcaaatatcaaataattgaaagtttctaagttatattaagtctTAAGTAGTGTTGAGGATAATTCATCCATGAAGTCAATCTTTCTATTTGGAGTATGACatactttttcttattttcattattttcatCATGAGGCTTATACTTTCCTATTTTCCTATATTGTTCttgatttattgtattactttatgtttcaaatatattattgatcaagaaaataaaaatataatgtagttattcagaaatcaatgagaataaaaataatcatgcatTATTTTGGAGGGGGAGAAATATGAATCGGATGACAGAAATCATGAAAATAGGAAAAAGTGCGTCATACTCTAAATAGAAAGATTGACTTCATGGATGAATTATCTCGACACTACTTAagacttaatataacttagaaactataaattatttcatatttgacaatgacgatataaacacacaaatttttttatatcactattgccaaatatcaaataatttaatatttcaaagttataataagttgtaagtagttttaaaaattattaatttaagatgtataaattaatatacaaatatattaatgtattaaaatttataaattagttttaaaggcttataaatcttaaaacaatgtataaatgataataaataatttaataatatttaatgacttttagtgataaaacccctcaactaaagatgaatcgtaaaaaaaaccctcaactaaaaatccagtgaaataaaccctcaacttataaaccgttaacaTTTGTTACCCTCCGTcacggttttttagacggagggtaacatatgttaatggAACTAAAGTTAAGGGTTTATTTCACaggatttttagttgagggttttttttacgattcatctttagttgaggggtttaattactaaaaacccttATTATAAAGCAAATAAAGAtattataacaatttatatgtttatgtttCTACATCTTGTTTTATAATGACATACTTTACTTTGTATGTGTATTAATATGTCTATGCATCATACACTAATGATGTCGGTTAAATACAATAAGACATTAACCAGAAAGAAGATTCTCTGCAGGGAGATACCAAAGCATTTAGTGTAattgtaattttattaaaataccaaaaatgaTATCATTTCACGAAACTTGGTGTTTTTGTGAATGGTGTTAACCAAAATTGAGGTCTATTCATCACATAAAAGATATAATTTAAATGTAACAAAATGATTACTTATgaattacaaataattaaattttaaaaattaaatgatatgtaatattgtttttaatgtaaaattttatgttatggTTAGAGAAAAGAATAATGTATGACATCAGAAAACACTAAATTTAGTGAAGTTCAACCCTAAATTTGGTGTTACTGTTGGAGATGCTGTTTAAAGTTGAGTAGTGGACAATAGACGACAGAACTAATGATTAAAGGGTGATCATCGACTACATACATTATTGTCAATTTCGtctaatcaaatcaaaacagaggaagaagatgagttgCTCTGATGCTCCGTCTCATAACTTATTCGTTTACGGCAGCATTCTTGAACCAGCCGTCGCCGCCGTGATCCTTGACCGCCCCGCTGATACCGTTCCCGCCCTTCTCCACGGCTAGTACGTTCACTTTCTTCCTCTCCGACTAGTTCTTTTCTGATACGTGATTAAACTCTGATATGCTTTGTTTTGTAGTCACAAGTATAAACTCAAAGGACGTCCGTATCCATGTATTGTCCCCTTTGAGTCTGGAAAAGTCAACGGCAAGGTTTGATTCTATCTCAGTGTTCTGttttgatatgtattttgtatttgaatatttttgtgtTGGTGAAGGTAATAACGGGAGTATCCGATGCTGAGCTAAACAAATTCGATGTGACTGAAGGTAGTGAGTATGAGAGAGTGACAGTTGAAGTTGTAAGGATGGTAAGTGTTTGGGACAAGATCTTTGTCTCTGTTCACAAATCTAATGCAAATTTTGGTGTGTTAATTTGTTCTGAGATTTGGAAGGATGTGATGATACAGGACAATTCGGAGAAGATGAAAGTGGAAACTTAtgtttgggttaacaaagatgaTCCTAGTATGTATGGAGAATGGGATTATGAggttagttttttctttttttttcccaaaaatattttttggcaGATACTTAATTAATTTTGGGATTGTACGTGTGTGTATAGGAATGGAGAGTGATTCATGCGGATAAATTCGTGGAGGCGTTTAGGGAAGTGTTGGAATGGAACAAGAATCCAAATGGGAAGACAAGAGAGGATATCGTGAAATCACTGTCTGATGATTGACGATTCTTGCACAAAGACATAAGGTGTTGTTTCTTGGCTGCTAATCTTTGGCAGAAGAAGAGTATGTAAGGAGTGTcttttttctaatatataatatgtttgtgttttgtgtgtTGCTACTTGCTAAAACTTAAAACTGGTCTTCTATTTGAATTTGTTTGTGTTACTATGGAATCTTGTCTGCCAAATTATGATTTATGGGATCTTGAGCTGAGGTTCAAGAGTTCTACTTATGAAGTCAAATGATATGTAGTATTGTAGTTAAGAGTTTATTGCTAGGACCTAGGATTGTGTGCATCAGTTTCTTCTTATGCAAATGATAGTGCTTGATTTTGAAGATCATCGAACTACATTAAACCTCTATGGCTCTATCCATGCAATCTCAAACTACATATTAAAAGCAGAGGGTGAGGAGTAAAATGAGATGAAATAAAGTTGTGTAGTCTCTTCTGTTTTATAAAGAGTCATTTCATAACAGTTGTGTAGATATGttaagaaatttatttaaaatcatttattaaaatatctaatagatTTTGTTTCTAATCAATACactaaatttttgaattttgtttaaattttacacTGAAAATATGAACCATACTCTTTATTAAAcgaaaaaaactttaaaactttttttttgggtaaatttaaaactacaatTTTTGTATGAAGATTGTTTCTTAGAGATTTTGAACATTTGATAGTCAGTATCAAATACACCACCAAACTCGGCAAGTACATACATTCGTACCAGAATATTCTACGATCATACACCAagggtttatttatttattttgcatgagtgtagaagaagaaaaaactgaGGGCCGACGTTTGTAGTAATATAAGGTGTGGCGGCAATGACAACCATCATATAATCATATCTAGTCAAATTTTGCTTCGCTACTTCAAAGATCAAAATGCTATTTTAATCGTTCAAAACAGAATAATACCATATTAAAATTTGAGTCTCCTCAATATATTACTCCAAAATAATCAAGTTGAAGAGAAGTATGCACTTGTTtatgataaaacaaaaactgaCGACTATTGACGAggtaaaataaatagtataaagAAGGGGTCAACtatcattattaatttattaatatcaaataaGGAAGAAAAATTCAAAGGAAGTAGGCGTCGATACGAGGATATAAAACAGAGAACTACTAAACTCATCTCTCTCACATTTTCAAACTATAACTATCAGAGGAAAAAGGAAGATGAGTAGTTCTGATCAGTCCCCGTCGCACAACGTCTTTGTCTACGGCAGTTTTCAAGAACCAGCCGTCGTGGGTTTGATCCTCGAATGCACTCCGGTCATTGTCTCAGCTCAACTCCACGGCTTGTACGTCTTATACTTCACATCTCccatttttcttttgcttaGATTCTATcaagattaattaattaaagacGATTTTCTTGGGGATTTTGCAGTCATAGGTATAGACTCAAAGGCCGTTTGCATCCTTGTATTGCTCCTCTTGAGACCGGAGTCATCGACGGCAaggtatgtttttcttttttgtttttcttatattaaccctttttttcttttgatctcaaaatctgaaaaaaGGTTGATGGTTTTGTGCAGGTGTTAACTGGATTAACAGATGCTCACCTAGAGAATTTAGATATGATTGAAGGAGATGAGTACGTGAGGAAGACTGTTGAAGTTTTATTAACTGTAAGTTTCATTTTCATCGTCTCTAGTAGTGATCATGAGATATTGCTTAAGTCTTTATTAATTAATCACCGTTTTATCCAGGACACATCCGGGAAGATGCAAGTGGAAGCCTTTATATGGGCTAACAAGGATGATCCTGACATGTATGGGGAATGGGATTTCGAGGTTTGAACAACTCACTCGCTCACAAGTTCCATATAATCATTACAAACCAATAATTTTCTCTgaagtttatgttatttaatgtttttggtGCAACACTTTGTGTGGATCTTTTGATTTGGTAGGAATGGAAGCTGCTTCACATGGAGAAGTTCATAGAGGCGTCAGAGAAGTTCATCGAATGGAAGAAGAATCCAGATGGGAGATCAAGGGAAGAGTTTGCCAAATTTGTAGAAGAAGATCCTCCCGTGGCGTGAAGAACTTGTCTCCCTTTTATCTTATCTTTAATTCCAAATAAATGATTGTCATCACTAATAAAGTTATATAAGAGGCTTTGTGACTTGTGAGTTAGGAACACAAATAATATGttgtattgtatttttgttcatttatgaAACAAGAGTGGTATgatcatttttagtgtatctGAGATTAAAGCATTATATGTTTGGTGTAGTTTGGTGTCTTATTAGTTGTGTCTTCATTCAGACAAATCTAATCTGAACCCAAAAAGTCATATTGAGTTggaaaaataatagaaaaatcaaaaaatgcgAATGGTTTGACTATGACTGATAGAGATTGGTTTAAAATATGAAGAGATGATAAAGAGTACTAACTCAACTTAAttgtgtgttcaaaaaaaaaaaaaaaaaaaactcaacttAATTGcaaactgaaacaaaacaagTTCAGAGGAAAGAAGATGGCTACTTCTGAACAATCTCCATCGTACAACGTCTTCGTCTACGGCAGTTTCCAGGAGCCAGCCGTTGTGAGTTTGATCCTAGAGTTCACTCCTGTCATCGTCTCCGCTCAACTCCATGGCTTGTacctttctttatttttcttctcccatctcttttctttttgcttaGACCTTGTGGAGACTGATCAGATCCGATTTCTTGTTTCTTTGCAGTCATCTTTATCGACTCAAAGGACGTTTGCATCCTTGTATTTCTCCTTTTGAGTCTGGATTAGTCAACGGCAAGGTCTTGATTTCATCTCTTTCTatcttctttaattttttttttcttgataccGAAATTCTTGTGCTCATAATCTCTACTGGTTCACAAGAATTTGCTTTTTCTCTACAGTGAGAGTCAATTCATTGAATTGTCTTATTtgtagttttataaataaataaaaaagcttaagtagttttatatttaatttctgaACTAATGAACACTGTTTGTCTCCGGTTTAAAATACACTCATAACCAATCTGTTGTtactttgttcaaaaaaaaaaaaaacaaaaa
This genomic interval from Brassica napus cultivar Da-Ae chromosome A6, Da-Ae, whole genome shotgun sequence contains the following:
- the LOC106352342 gene encoding amino acid transporter AVT1I isoform X1, with the protein product MRKLLAMEEDNHEKQLDDGGSSSLFKTCFNALNALSGIGILSVPYSLARGGWLSLSLLLLLAATAFYTSLLITKCMNADRTIKTYPDIGERAFGRPGRIIVSVFMHLELYLVTTGFLILEGDNLHNLFPGFNIKLMGLRLNGKQSFMASVALVIMPTLWWDSLSVLSYVSMSGVLATAVTLGSISWVGAFDGIGFHQSGKLINWSGIPTALSLYAFCYGAHPVLPTLYSSMKSKHQFNNVLLISFILCTIGYTSMAVLGYLMYGSNTLSQITLNLPIHKTSSKVAIYTTLVNPIAKYALMITPTVNTIKDWFPKKYAKKSYLHLSISTLFIASSVVIAETLPFFGYMMSLVGALLSVTVSILLPCLCYLKISGNFKKLGFETVMLFGMVVMSVPIGVLGTYIAIREMVGSV
- the LOC106352342 gene encoding amino acid transporter AVT1I isoform X2; translation: MEEDNHEKQLDDGGSSSLFKTCFNALNALSGIGILSVPYSLARGGWLSLSLLLLLAATAFYTSLLITKCMNADRTIKTYPDIGERAFGRPGRIIVSVFMHLELYLVTTGFLILEGDNLHNLFPGFNIKLMGLRLNGKQSFMASVALVIMPTLWWDSLSVLSYVSMSGVLATAVTLGSISWVGAFDGIGFHQSGKLINWSGIPTALSLYAFCYGAHPVLPTLYSSMKSKHQFNNVLLISFILCTIGYTSMAVLGYLMYGSNTLSQITLNLPIHKTSSKVAIYTTLVNPIAKYALMITPTVNTIKDWFPKKYAKKSYLHLSISTLFIASSVVIAETLPFFGYMMSLVGALLSVTVSILLPCLCYLKISGNFKKLGFETVMLFGMVVMSVPIGVLGTYIAIREMVGSV
- the LOC106352343 gene encoding protein AIG2 C — encoded protein: MSCSDAPSHNLFVYGSILEPAVAAVILDRPADTVPALLHGYHKYKLKGRPYPCIVPFESGKVNGKVITGVSDAELNKFDVTEGSEYERVTVEVVRMDNSEKMKVETYVWVNKDDPSMYGEWDYEEWRVIHADKFVEAFREVLEWNKNPNGKTREDIVKSLSDD
- the LOC106349146 gene encoding protein AIG2 B encodes the protein MSSSDQSPSHNVFVYGSFQEPAVVGLILECTPVIVSAQLHGFHRYRLKGRLHPCIAPLETGVIDGKVLTGLTDAHLENLDMIEGDEYVRKTVEVLLTDTSGKMQVEAFIWANKDDPDMYGEWDFEEWKLLHMEKFIEASEKFIEWKKNPDGRSREEFAKFVEEDPPVA